GCAGGCGCGCGGCAATATGGTCGAGCGGGAGCTTTTCGGTGGCGGCGCCGAGCTTCCACGCGGCACCGGGCATGCCCCACACCACGGAAGATTCTTCGTCCTGCACCAGCGTGCGCGCACCGCCCTGCTGCAATTCGAGCAGGCCGCGTGCGCCGTCATCGCCCATGCCGGTGAGCAGCGCAGCGATGGCAGACTTGCCCACGCTGGCCGCCATGGACCGGAACAACACGTCCACGCTGGGCTTGTGGCGGTTCACCGGCGGCCCGTTGTGCAGGCGGCACACGTACTTGGCGCCATCCCACATCACCAGCAGGTGTTCGCCACCCGGGGCAATGTACGCATGGCCTTGCTGGATAGGCTGGCCGTCGCGTGCTTCGCACACGCGCATGGCCGAGCAGGTATCCATGCGTGCCGCGAACGGACCGCTGAAAGCCGCGGGAATATGCTGCGTAATGACAATCGGCGGCGCATCGGGTGGCATCGCCTCCAGCACCACGCGGATTGCCTCGGTGCCACCCGTGGATGCACCGATGGCAATGATGGGCATGCCGCCACGGGTACCTGCCGTCTGCGCGCGCGGAAGCACGGCATCGGCGGTAAGGCGCGGCGGCACGTCGAGCTTGCGCACGGCGGTGCGCTGGCGCGGCTTGGCCAGTGCGGCCAGCTTCACCTTCGCACAGATCTCCTGCGCACCTTCGGCAAAGGTGCTGGCCAGGTCCGCGCTTGGCTTGGTGAAGAAATCCACCGCGCCCAGTTCCAGCGCGCGCAGGGTAACTTCGGCGCCTTCCTGGGTCAGCGACGACACCATTACTACCGGTGTCGGCCGCAGGCGCATCAGGTTCTCGAGGAAGGTGATGCCGTCCATGCGCGGCATTTCCACGTCGAGCGTGAGCACGTCCGGATTGAGCTGCTTGATCTTTTCGCGCGCAATCAGCGGATCGGCGGCGGTACCCACCACCTCGATACCCGGATCGCACGAGAGCATGGTCGACAGCAGCTTCCGCACCAGTGCGGAGTCATCGACCACCAGGACACGTACTCTTTCCATCGCGTATTCTTCTCGCCTTCGTCGTACGGCGTGGCGCCTGCCACGTCCGCCGGCCCGTGTCGGCGCCAGATAGCCTGAGGAAACCGTCGCAACGCCCGCGGCGTCAGAACAGTTCCACCTCTCCCTTTATCGGATCGTTTGCCAAACGCTTGAGATACTGGCGCTCGCCATCCACCAGCACCGTGTCGGTGCGACCTCTTAGCTGGCGCACGCGCGCCTTGCCGGTGGTGGGGAAAAACTGCACGTGACGCGGATGCACGTCGCCAAGGTCTTCGGCGGCCACGTCCAGACGCTCGGCATCCAGGTAGCGCCGCACGAAGGCAATGTTGCGCTGACCGATGTCGGTCATGGTGGCCAGCACGCGGCCGCCACCGAACACTTTCACCACCAGGTTCGCGCGCTGCCCGCCTGCCTTGAGGATGGCATTGATCAGCTGTTCCATCGCATCGTTGCCGTAGCGCGCGGCGCGACCCACGGTATCGACCCAGCCACCGCGCTCGCCGCCGATGGGCTCGGGCAACATGAAGTGGTTCATGCCACCGATGCCGCGCACGCGGTCGAAGATGCACGCGGACACGCAGGAACCGAGCACCGTGGACACCATCTCCGGCTGCGAGCTCACGTAGTACTCACCCGGCAGGACCTTCACGGTCATGCAGGCATGCGCGGGGTCCCAGAACCTGCGCAGATGTTCAAAACCGGGAATCACCCGCGAGGGGTCATACCCTGTCCCGACGGGGACGTTGGCAACGGCGAC
The nucleotide sequence above comes from Dyella telluris. Encoded proteins:
- a CDS encoding protein-glutamate methylesterase/protein-glutamine glutaminase, yielding MERVRVLVVDDSALVRKLLSTMLSCDPGIEVVGTAADPLIAREKIKQLNPDVLTLDVEMPRMDGITFLENLMRLRPTPVVMVSSLTQEGAEVTLRALELGAVDFFTKPSADLASTFAEGAQEICAKVKLAALAKPRQRTAVRKLDVPPRLTADAVLPRAQTAGTRGGMPIIAIGASTGGTEAIRVVLEAMPPDAPPIVITQHIPAAFSGPFAARMDTCSAMRVCEARDGQPIQQGHAYIAPGGEHLLVMWDGAKYVCRLHNGPPVNRHKPSVDVLFRSMAASVGKSAIAALLTGMGDDGARGLLELQQGGARTLVQDEESSVVWGMPGAAWKLGAATEKLPLDHIAARLLALAHQPVSRAAVPAT
- the cheD gene encoding chemoreceptor glutamine deamidase CheD; amino-acid sequence: MNVAVANVPVGTGYDPSRVIPGFEHLRRFWDPAHACMTVKVLPGEYYVSSQPEMVSTVLGSCVSACIFDRVRGIGGMNHFMLPEPIGGERGGWVDTVGRAARYGNDAMEQLINAILKAGGQRANLVVKVFGGGRVLATMTDIGQRNIAFVRRYLDAERLDVAAEDLGDVHPRHVQFFPTTGKARVRQLRGRTDTVLVDGERQYLKRLANDPIKGEVELF